A stretch of the Ptychodera flava strain L36383 chromosome 18, AS_Pfla_20210202, whole genome shotgun sequence genome encodes the following:
- the LOC139117894 gene encoding zinc finger protein 776-like, translated as MDKDCLLLDLEHCERTTSTTNGGGGSVFISNCGGQQACQDCSEIFKSLKHLDKMHELVKPLETLTERMCQQYQDNTLSIKDASIIVQSIMQYCFITWEYDMSNHENSNEDMTPWYEDHHIEHQTILHKDSVHMVECHPHNRDNCDGEISTECGKIYMKNSNDGAHSINYSGVQESECEESVKTFTHSMYLKGLAVIPSDQRSFQHSECSKTLIQNGNLETHVLSNLNIRPHKCKNCGKTFTEKGSLKKHILTHSEMRPHQCGECGKRFKSKDHVLSHMLIHSGVRPHKCEECGKDYT; from the exons ATGGACAAGGACTGTCTTCTTTTGGATTTGGAGCACTGTGAAAGAACAACCTCAACCACCAATGGCGGCGGTGGCAGTGTATTCATTAGCAACTGCGGTGGTCAACAAGCCTGTCAAG AttgttctgaaattttcaaatctctAAAACATTTGGACAAAATGCACGAGCTAGTTAAACCATTAGAGACACTGACTGAAAGGATGTGCCAACAATATCAAGACAATACATTATCAATAAAAG ATGCATCAATTATTGTACAGAGCATCATGCAATATTGCTTTATAACATGGGAATATGACATGTCCAACCATGAGAACAGCAACGAAGACATGACTCCATGGTACGAGGACCATCACATCGAACACCAAACTATATTACACAAAGATTCCGTCCATATGGTTGAGTGCCATCCTCATAATAGGGACAACTGTGATGGTGAAATCAGCACTGAGTGTGGTAAAATTTATATGAAAAACAGCAATGATGGAGCACATAGCATAAACTATTCAGGGGTACAAGAAAGTGAATGTGAAGAAAGTGTTAAGACCTTCACACACAGCATGTATCTCAAGGGGCTTGCAGTGATCCCATCTGATCAAAGATCATTCCAACACAGTGAATGCAGTAAAACATTAATTCAGAATGGCAATCTTGAGACACATGTATTGAGCAACTTGAATATCAGaccacataaatgtaaaaattgtggcaaaacatttacagaaaaGGGCAGTCTTAAAAAGCATATTTTGACCCATTCAGAGATGAGACCCCATCAATGCGGGGAGTGTGGTAAAAGATTTAAAAGCAAGGATCATGTACTCAgccatatgttgatccattctggtgtgaGACCACATAAATGTGAAGAGTGTGGTAAAGATTACACTTAA